A DNA window from Micromonospora sp. NBC_01739 contains the following coding sequences:
- a CDS encoding FAD-dependent oxidoreductase — protein sequence MRTAVVVGGGLGGLAVSGALARSGWQVTLLEQADRIRPEATAVVLWPNGVRALRALDLGAGLDAVATPLPDGGVRRPDGHWLVQPRPVPVERLPVVVHREDLHDALIAGLGERVELRTGVTVRTVRVAPGERPAVGDGRHTFEADLVVAADGVDSLIRRQLAPEAGVVSSGCAAWRAVIPWYRAPSLPDSVGGEILGAGYRFVAASLGERGSSGASSRGGIYWMATAAGAARPEPPQTQLALLRRWYAGWPGPVDELLSATEPEDLVQQEIRELRPLPKAYGFPSGPGGVVLLGDAAHAMPPHLGQGACLAFEDAATLAALLRESTLPDAVVAYDRARRPRTAAVVRQTRRMSAVLQTRGRLALRARDAALGAISPRLLGTTAAIAAQWRPPA from the coding sequence ATGCGGACCGCGGTGGTGGTCGGCGGCGGGCTGGGCGGCCTGGCCGTATCCGGTGCGCTAGCCCGGTCCGGCTGGCAGGTCACCCTCCTGGAACAGGCCGACCGGATCCGCCCGGAGGCGACCGCGGTCGTACTCTGGCCGAACGGGGTCCGGGCCCTGCGTGCCCTGGACCTCGGCGCCGGCCTGGACGCGGTGGCCACCCCGTTGCCCGACGGCGGGGTACGCCGTCCGGACGGTCACTGGCTGGTGCAGCCGAGACCGGTCCCGGTCGAGCGGCTGCCCGTCGTGGTGCACCGGGAGGACCTGCACGACGCGTTGATCGCCGGCCTGGGCGAGCGGGTGGAACTGCGTACCGGGGTGACCGTGCGGACCGTACGGGTGGCCCCGGGTGAGCGTCCCGCGGTCGGCGACGGCCGGCACACCTTCGAAGCCGACCTGGTGGTGGCCGCGGACGGAGTCGACAGCCTCATCCGTCGTCAACTCGCCCCGGAAGCCGGCGTGGTCAGCTCCGGCTGTGCCGCCTGGCGGGCGGTGATCCCCTGGTACCGGGCGCCGAGCCTGCCCGATTCGGTGGGCGGGGAGATCCTCGGCGCCGGCTACCGGTTCGTGGCCGCCTCCCTGGGAGAGCGGGGTTCCTCCGGTGCCTCCAGCCGGGGCGGCATCTACTGGATGGCGACCGCCGCGGGTGCGGCCCGACCCGAACCGCCGCAGACCCAGCTGGCCCTGCTGCGCCGCTGGTACGCTGGCTGGCCCGGACCCGTCGACGAGTTGCTGTCCGCCACCGAACCCGAGGACCTGGTGCAGCAGGAGATCCGCGAGCTGCGCCCGCTGCCGAAGGCGTACGGGTTCCCGTCCGGGCCCGGCGGAGTGGTGCTGCTCGGCGACGCGGCCCACGCCATGCCGCCGCATCTCGGCCAGGGCGCGTGCCTGGCCTTCGAGGACGCGGCGACACTCGCCGCGTTGCTGCGCGAGTCGACCCTGCCGGATGCGGTGGTGGCGTACGACCGGGCACGGCGTCCCCGCACGGCGGCCGTGGTTCGGCAGACCCGCCGGATGTCCGCG
- the lgt gene encoding prolipoprotein diacylglyceryl transferase: protein MSLASPTYLAAIPSPSTAVWNLGPIPLRAYALCILAGIVVACWVTDRRLRQRGVAPGAVLDIALWAVPAGIIGARIYHVITSPAQYFGTGGDPIRVFYIHEGGLGIWGAVAGGAVGAWFAARQLGIPFAVVADALAPGLPLAQAVGRLGNWFNNELYGSRTDLPWGLEIHRMEGGQALRDEAGRPILEEGLYHPTFAYEALWNVGVAALVFYLDRKLRLGRGRAFALYVMGYTAGRFWIEMMRTDEANTIFGVRLNVWTAALVFLGALAYFLLVRGPRQYLIPIGAAAAAPTADSDVSQVDLSARQAAEQSAAPEGYRTVSEEQFRHWQATGEAPPEGPDPTGTAPGEPDAGAAGDRPDDEPVDGEGASARPAERDS, encoded by the coding sequence GTGAGTCTCGCCTCGCCGACCTACCTGGCCGCCATCCCCAGCCCGAGTACCGCCGTGTGGAATCTCGGGCCGATTCCCCTGCGGGCGTACGCCCTCTGCATTCTCGCCGGCATCGTGGTGGCCTGCTGGGTCACCGACCGGCGACTGCGTCAGCGGGGGGTAGCTCCCGGCGCGGTGCTGGACATCGCCCTGTGGGCGGTGCCCGCCGGCATCATCGGCGCCCGGATCTACCACGTGATCACCTCACCGGCGCAGTACTTCGGCACCGGTGGTGACCCGATCAGGGTCTTCTACATCCACGAGGGTGGGCTGGGGATCTGGGGCGCGGTCGCCGGTGGCGCGGTAGGGGCCTGGTTCGCCGCCCGGCAGTTGGGCATCCCCTTCGCGGTGGTGGCCGACGCGCTGGCCCCCGGTCTGCCCCTGGCCCAGGCGGTCGGTCGGCTCGGCAACTGGTTCAACAACGAGTTGTACGGCAGCCGGACGGACCTGCCCTGGGGCCTGGAGATCCACCGGATGGAGGGTGGGCAGGCGCTGCGCGACGAGGCCGGCCGGCCGATCCTGGAGGAGGGGCTCTACCACCCGACCTTCGCCTATGAGGCGCTGTGGAACGTCGGGGTCGCCGCCCTGGTCTTCTACCTCGACCGTAAGCTGCGGCTCGGCCGGGGCAGGGCCTTCGCGCTGTACGTGATGGGCTACACCGCCGGCCGGTTCTGGATCGAGATGATGCGGACCGACGAGGCCAACACCATCTTCGGCGTACGCCTCAACGTCTGGACCGCGGCGCTGGTGTTCCTCGGCGCCCTGGCCTACTTCCTGCTGGTCCGTGGCCCGCGCCAGTACCTGATCCCGATCGGCGCCGCGGCCGCCGCCCCGACGGCCGACTCCGACGTCTCCCAGGTGGACCTGTCCGCCCGGCAGGCCGCCGAGCAGTCGGCCGCGCCGGAGGGCTACCGGACGGTCAGCGAGGAGCAGTTCCGGCACTGGCAGGCGACCGGCGAGGCGCCTCCCGAGGGACCCGACCCGACCGGTACGGCCCCAGGAGAGCCCGACGCGGGCGCTGCCGGGGACCGGCCGGACGACGAGCCCGTCGACGGCGAGGGGGCCTCGGCCCGCCCCGCCGAACGCGACAGCTGA